In Rhipicephalus microplus isolate Deutch F79 chromosome 7, USDA_Rmic, whole genome shotgun sequence, one genomic interval encodes:
- the Dlic gene encoding dynein light intermediate chain: MVTTAAESNATPQNQADAGGAKEDDESQNIWSSILKQVQESLPNKLPSHKLLLVMGDNESGKTTLIAKIQGNDDPKKGSGLEYHYLYVRDEYREDQTRLGVWVLDGDPWHRNLLKFVLTEETLEDTTVLLTASMTTPWSLLDSLQSWATVLEEHLSRLRLPPSTVEKNRLRVVRRFQDYIEPGDEIEGVSSPLRRTSATIGGEDGDASSAAAHALPLLGEETLVNNLGLDVVVVVTKTDYMSTLEKNYDFKDEHFDFIQQAVRKFCLRYGAALFYTSVKEDKNCDLLYKYLVHRIYGFPFKTPALVVEKDGVFIPSGWDNDKKIAILYENITSASPDDPYSEVITRPMTTRKPLQREPEVLAEGDQAFLARQLAQLNQQAQPSPGRATSSDAAAGAAGGARTPVGVQKSAERRLPGSHGALPTPGKKDTEFAKLSQADGAKVGNEGVLQNFFNSLLNRKTGPGSTPIRTAADKSLMHNDAAAQLERMTRSIAKNKGLPPATPAAASSAAPTTPTEETPPATNSFSS, from the coding sequence ATGGTGACCACCGCCGCCGAATCGAACGCGACTCCCCAAAACCAGGCGGACGCGGGCGGCGCCAAGGAAGACGACGAGAGCCAGAATATCTGGTCGTCCATCCTCAAGCAGGTGCAGGAGAGCCTGCCCAACAAGCTGCCGTCGCACAAGCTCCTGCTCGTCATGGGCGACAACGAGTCCGGTAAGACGACCCTGATAGCCAAGATACAGGGCAACGACGACCCCAAGAAAGGATCGGGACTCGAGTACCACTACCTCTACGTACGCGACGAATACCGCGAAGACCAGACGCGACTCGGGGTGTGGGTGCTGGACGGCGATCCGTGGCACCGGAACCTGCTCAAGTTCGTCCTCACCGAGGAGACGCTCGAAGACACGACCGTGCTGTTGACGGCGTCCATGACGACGCCGTGGTCGCTGCTCGACTCCCTGCAGAGCTGGGCGACCGTGCTGGAAGAACACCTGTCCAGACTCCGCCTCCCGCCCAGCACAGTGGAGAAGAACAGGCTTCGCGTCGTGCGCCGCTTCCAGGACTACATCGAACCGGGAGACGAGATCGAAGGCGTGAGCTCGCCGCTGCGCCGCACCTCGGCGACGATCGGTGGCGAGGACGGAGACGCGTCGTCTGCCGCCGCCCACGCGCTGCCGCTGCTGGGCGAAGAAACGCTGGTCAACAACCTCGGGCTCGACGTCGTCGTGGTCGTCACGAAGACGGACTACATGAGCACGCTGGAGAAGAACTACGACTTCAAGGACGAGCACTTCGACTTCATCCAGCAGGCGGTGCGCAAGTTCTGCCTGCGCTACGGCGCGGCGCTCTTCTACACGTCCGTCAAGGAGGACAAGAACTGCGACCTCCTCTACAAGTACCTGGTGCACCGCATCTACGGCTTCCCCTTCAAGACTCCCGCGCTGGTCGTGGAGAAGGACGGCGTCTTCATACCGTCCGGCTGGGACAACGACAAGAAGATCGCCATACTGTACGAGAACATCACGTCCGCCTCGCCGGACGACCCCTACTCCGAGGTCATCACGCGGCCCATGACCACGCGCAAGCCGCTGCAGCGCGAGCCGGAGGTCCTGGCCGAGGGCGACCAGGCGTTCCTCGCGCGCCAGTTGGCCCAGCTCAACCAGCAGGCGCAGCCGTCTCCCGGACGCGCGACCTCCTCGGACGCTGCGGCGGGGGCCGCGGGAGGCGCGAGGACGCCCGTCGGCGTCCAGAAGTCGGCAGAACGTCGGCTTCCGGGCTCGCACGGCGCCCTCCCCACGCCGGGCAAGAAGGACACCGAGTTCGCCAAGCTGAGTCAGGCCGACGGCGCCAAGGTGGGCAACGAGGGGGTGCTGCAGAACTTCTTCAACAGCCTGCTCAACCGCAAGACGGGGCCCGGCAGCACGCCCATCCGCACGGCGGCCGACAAGTCGCTCATGCACAACGACGCTGCAGCGCAGCTGGAGCGCATGACGCGCTCCATTGCCAAGAATAAGGGCCTGCCGCCTGCAACTCCCGCCGCTGCATCCTCTGCAGCACCGACGACGCCGACGGAAGAGACGCCACCGGCCACCAACTCGTTCAGCTCGTGA